In Spinacia oleracea cultivar Varoflay chromosome 5, BTI_SOV_V1, whole genome shotgun sequence, a single window of DNA contains:
- the LOC110780000 gene encoding cytochrome P450 83B1 — MLLILLFPLIAVVFLTLILLPKQHKKIEEFRPPPGPKGLPIIGNLHQFDPSKPAHLYFAKLAKIYGPIFSLRLGHRSMVVIQSAKMAKEVLQTQDKNFINRFSSVGARRLSYNGLDLLFAPYNDYYTEIKKFLVVHFLSSEKVQSFAPIRQKEISRLIQKISTSNVVNLSELIVNYATSNICNIAFGKRYEDDEISRSRFHSLLLEAQAMFAGFFYADHFATVGHWLDKLTGKISKLDKTFQDLENFYEEIINDHLHTNKQPKSEQEGIIGILLQLKKERSFPFELTPDHIKAILMNLFIGGSDTSIAMTIWVMTELVKQPNAMKKVQEELRNAIQNKEYIVHDDLSNLEYFKAVVKETFRLHPSTPLLVPRETLQHCTIQGYDILPKTIVSIDIWAIGRDPKVWKQPDLFIPERFLGSSIDFKGCDFELIPFGAGRRICPGIHLGVAGLETLLANLLYYFDWELPSGLTKEDIDTDVEFGVVMHKKNPLYLVPNKVYSYGPQDIGIKY; from the exons ATGCTACTAATCCTTCTCTTTCCCCTCATTGCAGTAGTTTTTCTTACATTAATTCTTCTTCCAAAACAACACaagaaaattgaagaatttcGCCCTCCGCCGGGACCTAAAGGCCTTCCAATTATTGGAAACCTTCACCAATTTGACCCCTCAAAACCAGCTCATCTCTACTTTGCCAAGCTAGCCAAAATTTACGGTCCTATATTTAGTTTACGACTTGGCCATCGTTCAATGGTTGTGATTCAATCGGCGAAGATGGCTAAAGAAGTCTTGCAAACACAGGATAAGAACTTTATTAACAGATTTTCTTCAGTTGGTGCTAGAAGGCTAAGTTACAATGGGTTAGACTTACTGTTTGCTCCTTATAATGATTATTATACAGAAATAAAGAAGTTCCTTGTGGTTCATTTTTTAAGCTCTGAAAAGGTGCAGTCTTTTGCACCAATTCGACAAAAAGAAATCTCAAGGCTTATTCAAAAGATTTCAACTTCTAATGTTGTCAATTTGAGTGAATTGATAGTAAATTATGCAACTTCCAACATTTGCAACATCGCTTTTGGCAAGAG GTACGAGGATGACGAGATATCAAGGAGCAGATTTCATAGCCTTCTACTTGAAGCTCAAGCCATGTTTGCAGGCTTCTTCTATGCTGATCATTTCGCTACTGTTGGCCACTGGCTTGATAAGCTTACCGGAAAAATCTCTAAACTAGACAAGACATTTCAGGACTTAGAAAACTTTTATGAAGAAATTATTAATGACCATCTTCATACAAACAAGCAGCCTAAATCTGAGCAAGAGGGTATTATTGGCATTCTACTCCAACTCAAGAAAGAACGTTCCTTTCCATTTGAACTCACCCCCGACCACATCAAAGCGATCTTAATG AATCTTTTTATAGGGGGGTCAGATACAAGTATCGCCATGACAATTTGGGTAATGACAGAGCTAGTTAAGCAACCAAACGCGATGAAGAAAGTCCAGGAAGAACTTAGAAATGCAATTCAAAACAAGGAATACATTGTTCACGATGATTTATCGAATCTGGAATACTTCAAGGCAGTGGTGAAGGAAACATTTAGGTTGCATCCATCAACTCCATTATTAGTACCACGCGAGACATTACAACATTGCACCATACAAGGATACGATATTCTACCTAAGACTATAGTATCTATCGATATATGGGCTATTGGAAGAGACCCCAAAGTTTGGAAACAACCCGATTTATTTATCCCGGAAAGGTTTTTGGGCAGTTCAATAGACTTCAAGGGATGTGACTTTGAGCTAATTCCTTTTGGGGCCGGAAGAAGAATATGTCCTGGAATACATCTTGGTGTTGCTGGCTTGGAGACTTTGCTTGCCAATCTTCTATACTATTTTGATTGGGAATTACCAAGTGGTTTAACAAAGGAAGATATCGACActgatgttgaatttggtgtCGTTATGCATAAGAAAAATCCACTTTACCTCGTTCCAAATAAAGTTTATTCTTATGGACCACAAGATATTGGAATCAAATATTAA